Part of the Candidatus Paceibacterota bacterium genome is shown below.
AATGTGAGCCCTCCCGTGGCAACCACGATTGCACGAGCCGACCCGCTCTCGACATTTGAACCCATGAGACAGATGTTTTGGTACTCAAGCGGACTGTCGATCGTAGTACCTGAGGCAAACGTTGCATGCTTTTCGACAGGCAGGGCTTCTCCAGTAAGGAGGGACTGATTGACGAACAAATCCTTGCTAGTGATGATACGAGCATCTGCGGGCACGATATCTCCCGCATTGAGTTGAAGAATATCTCCAGGCACCACATGATCAATATTTATCTCTTGCTCAATTCCACCACGAATAACCGCACAGGTGGTATGCACCATTTTACGCAATGCCTGCGCAGAACTGTATGCCTGATTTTCCTGCACAAAGCGTATGGAAACACTGATGAGCACCATGCTGTAGATGATGACTGCAGTCGCGATGTCGGAGGTGAATACCGAAACACCACCGAGCACCAACAGAAGCAGCACCAGTGGATTCAATATAATCTTAAGCAAACGAATGGGCCAAACCCTGCGCTTTTCGCGCACAATGACATTAGTGCCGAATTTTTGCAGTAGCGATTTGACCTGTTTATTACTGAGTCCATTTTCACTCACTTCATGCTCCGCAAGCAGCGTTTCGATGGGGCGCTCCGCAGCGACGGTCAATGAATCGAGGATTTGTGGTTTTGGTTTTTCTCCAGCAACATGAGTGCGGAAAATCATTGAACGGATTTCATCAAAATAGTGGACTTTCATGGTAGTGCATGCGCTCAGCCTTCGCCGAATCCCTCTAATAATACCATGCCAGTATTCACCTCCAAGCACACCCAAAAACAAAAACCGGCGCAGAGGCGTCGGTTTTTGCTATTTATCAAGATCAAACACTTCATCGATGCGTACCTGATCAACAAATGACTTCACGTGCGATACGAGCACCAAGGCACCCTTATAGTCATGGAGTGCTTTTGCGATGACCGGAATATGGCGGAAATTAACGTGGTTCGTCGGCTCGTCGACGATAAGGACTCCCGGTTTCTGTAGGATAAGCTGCGCGAAGCAAACAAGAGCCTTCTGACCTTCTGAGAGTGATCGAATCTTCGTCTCTAGGACCGCACCTGAGAGCAATAGCCCGCCCGCAACCTGGCGAAGCTCCACGTCTACTGGCCTACCCACAAACGCACGCTCTAGGGCCTTGTAGACGGTTTCATCGGGGTCGAGGGTCGAGAAGTCTTGACGGTAATAGCCCACCCGAACTCCTGGAGCAAATTTCGCACCTTCAGACTTTCCGCTCGCAAGTGTCTCCAAAAGTGTCGTTTTTCCGATACCGTTTGGACCGACAAGCTGCAAGTGCTGATCCTTCTTGAGTATAATATTCGCAGTACGCTGCACTACCTTGTGATGCTTCATCATTGAAAACGCAGTAATCGTTAGCAACGGACCAGAGAGATCCTCCTGCGCTGGAATGACAAATTTTCGAATAGTACGATCCTCTTTACGGACATCGACTTTATTCTCCTCCATCTCCTCGATCTCATCACGCATGCGTGCCGCGAGTTTACGCATATTTCCCCCCTTCTGAGCGAAGAAGTTCACTTTCTCTTTATTCTCAGAGATTTTCTTTGCGAGGCGTGCATTTGCCATATTCTCCTTCTCCACTCGAGCCGCGATATCACGAACTACATTGTGGTAGTTTCCCACGTACTGCTCGATCTTTCTCGTATAGATGTCGAGATAGAGCACACCATCTGAAAATGCATTCAAGAAATCCGCATCATGGGAAATGACAAGCACCGTCTTTTCGAAGTTCCTGAGGAATTCAGTAAGATGTTCGATGCCTGCATGATCAAGGTTATTTGTCGGCTCATCAAGAAGCAGGATATCTGGATCCTGAATGAGCGCAGAAGCAAGCAAAAGTCTCGCCTGCTGCCCACCAGAAAAATCATTAATGATACGGTCGAGTGGCGCATGGAGATTCACTACCTCGAGCACTGCCTCGATCTTTGGATCAATATCATACACTTTATGCGCGAAGCACTTTTCAAAAAACTCTCGCACCGTAAGGTCTAGCTCTTCGCGAGGAATCACTTGACGTGCAATCGCAACCGACATACCACGACCGATATGCACATCACCCTCCTCAGGCTTGAGTCGTCCTGTGATGAGGCCAAAGAGCGTACTCTTCCCCCCACCGTTCTGTCCCATCAAAGTGATCTTCGAACCTCGACGTACGGAAAAAGAAACCTCACTCAAGATCGGTTTATTGTGTGCGTATTCAAATGTCACTTCATCAAAGCGAAGGACGACTTCATTGGATGCCATAGTAGAAAAAGAAAATCCCTTGCGGGGTTATTCGTATGCGCATTGTAGCACGAAAGGGGCATAAAGTAAAGTAACACGCATACCGAAAGTGGCATGCGTGCGACTATATCTTCCTACTATCATATGCCCAATGTAAGAGCGCCTGGCGCTGACGCTTGCGACAACCAAGGTCGCCTACTCTGCAATTCTGCGCAATCTGCGCGAGATGGCGACGCATCGCTTTCCAGCGCTTGATCTGGAGTGCATCCTCGTCAGGAATTCTTCGCCCCATATAATAACGGCAATACCATTGAAACCAACCACGTGGATCATGCTGCTCATTTATCCAACCTTTCTTTCGCCACTCAACAAGCTCCTGACTTGCACGTACCCCAAAATAATTCAGTGACGGACTATTGCCAGGAACTCCTATGGGATGGAGGCGCGCTCTCATAAACCAACTTTTTGGAAATTCGTTCACACAATCGCGCATATAACGACCACCAAAAATCCCAAGTGCGAGCATTTCACGCGGAGAGAGATCCGGCTTGAATTCTTTATCGAACTGTTTGCCTACGGGCGCAGTACGTACATAACGATAACCATTCTGCATGAGGTCTCGCACGATCACTTCATTATTTTTTTTCATAGGTATATACAGAAAAGCGGCCAAGGGCCGCAGTTCATTTACTCAGAAATCACTCCATCAAAATGCTCGTCATCATCCTCCGCTGCAGCTTTCGTATGATGTACTGTTCCATCGCGATGATGTGGGGGCATATACAATGAGTAGAGCTTTAGTGGCCCTGCTCCTGTATTGATTACATTATGCTTTGCACCCTTTGGGACAATCACCACACTCCCATCACTGATCGCATGGGGTTCATCATTGATAATCACCTTACCTTCTCCCTCTTCAATGCGGAAGAATTGGTCATTCTCTTCATGAATCTCCTCTCCAATCTCAACACCACGAGGGAGTGCCATCAAGACAAGCTGACCATTATGACTTGTATAAAGTACTCGACGAAAATCTTCGTTCTCTCGAGTAAGCTCCTCGATATTTGTTATATAGCCTTTCATAGAGATATTG
Proteins encoded:
- a CDS encoding ABC-F family ATP-binding cassette domain-containing protein encodes the protein MASNEVVLRFDEVTFEYAHNKPILSEVSFSVRRGSKITLMGQNGGGKSTLFGLITGRLKPEEGDVHIGRGMSVAIARQVIPREELDLTVREFFEKCFAHKVYDIDPKIEAVLEVVNLHAPLDRIINDFSGGQQARLLLASALIQDPDILLLDEPTNNLDHAGIEHLTEFLRNFEKTVLVISHDADFLNAFSDGVLYLDIYTRKIEQYVGNYHNVVRDIAARVEKENMANARLAKKISENKEKVNFFAQKGGNMRKLAARMRDEIEEMEENKVDVRKEDRTIRKFVIPAQEDLSGPLLTITAFSMMKHHKVVQRTANIILKKDQHLQLVGPNGIGKTTLLETLASGKSEGAKFAPGVRVGYYRQDFSTLDPDETVYKALERAFVGRPVDVELRQVAGGLLLSGAVLETKIRSLSEGQKALVCFAQLILQKPGVLIVDEPTNHVNFRHIPVIAKALHDYKGALVLVSHVKSFVDQVRIDEVFDLDK
- a CDS encoding cupin domain-containing protein codes for the protein MKGYITNIEELTRENEDFRRVLYTSHNGQLVLMALPRGVEIGEEIHEENDQFFRIEEGEGKVIINDEPHAISDGSVVIVPKGAKHNVINTGAGPLKLYSLYMPPHHRDGTVHHTKAAAEDDDEHFDGVISE